Sequence from the Syngnathus acus chromosome 13, fSynAcu1.2, whole genome shotgun sequence genome:
CAAGACGGATTAAAATGGTGCAGACCCTAAAAATGAATCAGTAAAGAGATTATATCCTTCCTCTGGGTCATAAATAACACCGCTGGCCCAAATTGTATGCGGGTAAAACTCGCATTCACATCCCAGTTTTTTGGGTAATCCAATCTTACGGACACCGTGACGATGCAGTCCGTCTGCCACCTCCCCTGCTCGGCTTGAATAAGGGACTGAACGTCCCCGGGAGATCCGGCAGATTCCTCCAGTCGGCACTATGCGGTTTGCTATCTCTTGCCCGATTTCGTCGTTACCAAGAAGAGTCGTTTGATACCGTAATGTTGAAATCAAACGGgcaaaacgaaaaaaaaaaatggtttgtcAATGATCTTGTGTGAAAATCCTCAAAGGAAAGCAGAGTTTAGTCTTGGTAGCTCTCAGCTAACAAAACAGATGCGCTCTAttgggatgaaaaaaaaaaaaaaaaactttgcgtCGTGTGCTCTTGTTTCCACTGCAAATAAACCAAGTCCGAATCTCAAAGAGTGGAGAAAAATATTGCACGAGTGTCCAGtagtcttttgttttgcgtcCCCCGGCTTTCGAAAAAGTATCTCCGCAAGGCAATAAGAGAATCCGAGTGGTCTGTGTATGTATTAGCACCGCTCGACGCTCCTTGACTCCATGTTTCCAGAACGGAGTCACTCGGTCGTCTCTCAGCACAATTCCCGTGGATGGAAAAGCAGGCTAGGCTAAAGTGGCCAAGCTAACGGGACAGAAAGTAACAAGCAGTCTCCTGCCAGCGACttgtcgtaaaaaaaaaaatccaacaaacCGAAAAGGTGTTAAAACTTTCAGGGACGATCACGACCTTTTCTCACAATGCTCGGCGTCATTTGTATTATACTAAAAAGTTGAAGGAacgcagggggaaaaaatgccaGTGTGCTGCTAGCAACGCCCTAGCCTGCTAGCATGCTAGCCGCCGCAATTCCTAACTTCCACCACCAACCACTTCCGCCGagagatggggaaaaaactCCAACAGCATCCTGGCTTTCGAAGTGcgttaaaaataacaatcaaaatgtaatgtaattttttttaatgaatttaaaatgttaaactCAATTCATACGTAGGTATTACTTTatgggaaataaaatatatcattcACCACCAATTAACACCAGGTCAAATGACACACAAAGCAAGGGCTGTTTTTGAAGcctgtttttaatttcatcactTTAGTTTTATGACTTATGGGTGTATCTAACCATTTCTAACGATTGGAAGACAATGCCAATCATACAATTGTTATCTGACGTATCACCGTTAACAAATTAAGCAATTTAACCTCCCCTTATTAAATGATTATGAAATACtcaattatattattattaaattatgtggatggatggataaacacTATGATGACGTAGTTAAAAGTGTCTTTAAAGCACTTTATTCTGTACAAAGTAAATAACTTTACAGTCCTTTTCTATGTGGATCCACGTCACTTGTCATATCACTGCTAAACAGTAGCACCATCTAGTGGACATCAATGGAAATTCTACCACCGAGGTACAACTGAGcaattgaacatttatttaccAAACACAAATTCCCATTTAGCCACTAGTTTTCAATGTTCATACAGGGAATAGCAAGGCACAGAACAGTTAGACATTTTACTTTCTCCTTATATACACAATGATGCTCCTCACCTGGTAATGTGGCAGTTGGGTAAAACAGACTTGTGCTGAAAGCAATGAAATAACACTGTACActaatattataaatgtaaagacaacatatttacatattgtACTTTCACCAGTCAACCAAGATTAAAGCGTTTGCCTCATAGCACCTTTAACCAAAACTAATAACAGTTCATAACTATAATTTTACCAAATAGAAAGTATGTCAGAGCAATAtgacacaagaaaaaaacatgaatgaattagaataaaataaacaaaaagttaaagttgtttAATATTTCTCCCTGAGTAAGGCTTCCAAATCTGTTCACAGTTTGtcatatacaaaacaaaacacaacgtTTTCGATATGACTCACATGGTTTGAGAAGATCACAAGTTGTAAACAGTGTCTACTTTTTTTGGAACACTTTTTTGCTCTGTTCATTCAACATTGCAACCAAGAGCAACATTGTTTCTTTAGTGGAAGcttcaaagtcaaatcaaTCCATTTATTGGATTACTTCATTTAACCCCCAACCTCGGGACTGCAAACATTTTGCCACATTAATTACAATCAAGCTGTTTAACATCGAAACATTCCACAATCCCAAATTCCCCGTGATGAAACCAAAACTAAAACTACTCACTATTCAAAGGTTCCAggggaaataaaaaacttCTGTGGGAAACTTCTCTTTTTCAACTTCATGCTAATTACCcagaatgtttgattttttttttttttaagctgagACTGGTTGAACTCCAAAGTTTGGGGCTTCCACCGAACAGTATTGGATTCCGGGCAACAATGAGTCATCCAAAAATGATGGCCATTACATGATGTACACACCAACAGTTGCCGCCGTTAGAGACACTTGTAACCAAGTGCAACATCTGCTAGTGCTTTGGTTTCCAGCCACATAAACCTCCTCTGCGCTGTTTTTCCCCAACAACCAAACAAAAGGTTCAGTCTGAATAACTGCCTAAAGCATTTTTAACTCCCATTTTCATCTCATTACACTGAAGTTGTCAGCATTTAATCGTTCTTTCCATTGGCGGCCTCTTGTCGTTCCCTCTGCCGCTCGTGCCAAGTCTTGATCTTGCGGACGGCGAAGCGAACAATGTCCACCATGAAGACCCAGGAGAGCGCGTACATGGCCACGCCCCCGCACTTGATAAAAAATCTGGGCCTTGGCGAGATCAGCTCACAGTACAGCATTGTGCCTCCCACAAAGATCCGCATCAGCACGAAGAGCAGCACGAACAGCGCATCCACAGTGTGCGCCAGGGGCGTGCCGTAGCGTCCCGTCTGCTTGAGGAACCAACGCGCCTGCAGCAGCGGGTTGGTGATCTCGCTGCCGAAGAGGACGGCGCAGCCCTCGATGCCCGACTCGCCCAGCCAGAGGGTGAGCAGGATTCCCAGGATGCTCATGGTGTGGTGTGCCAGCATGACGGCTCCCTCGGTGCCAAAGTAGACGCACCACGCCATGTCAAAGAGAAAGTAGCCCAGGCTCAGCAACAAGGCACTTATCTGCAAAGGTGTGTTCTTTGTAccttacacacaaacaaaagtttcAATATTTGTAAGTGACATATTAGTTTTCTTTACCACTTCCCCCGCTCATGGGTGAGCTAGAGctgattcaattaaaatacacattaaaatttaaatacaGACTGGACTGTTAAGACAGTGATTCTTTTattgaccactagagggagccagtGTGCCAGTTGTGACATCTACTACACTGagaataaataatcaaattcaaacaaaaaaatgagtcaATACATGACATGATACATTTCCAGATTCGGGTTGAGACCGCACTatcaaaattatttaaattcaGAGGAACATGAAGATAAACACCTGCAAAGACCAAGTTATTTTTTAGGTTCTTAGTGAGAAAGGTTTGAGGACCACTGACCAGCAACCTACCTGGATAGGCAAAGGGCCAGGGTCCATCCACGTAGCCGATATAAGCCGTGATGCAAATGACCAGGATGCCATGCAGCAGGGTGACAAGGCGACAGTTCCACTCAGCGCTGCGGCGGCCGTTGGCGTGACACAATGCCAAGTAGAGAGACGCCCAGCCGGTGATGCTCAGGAGCGCCCCGAGCACAACCATGTTCCCCTCTGAAGACAACGAGAGCATCCCGCTGAATGAGATCGCTTACAGTACAAGCTCTGTGGTATTCCTTCTACAACAATTAGCCTTTGCTTGTGCAAGAATAGCACTACAGTTGAGGGTTTGGTGGGGTGAGGGGGACGTTCCTTCGCCGGCTGTGACGTTTGTACCATGCAGCTGGACGGGCTGGCTCTTGTTGCATGGGCGGCGGAGCCTCTCCTTGCACAATGCAAAACTCGATGAGAGATGACTGGGCCTCAGACTTTGACTTCTTGAGCAAGTTATGTCAACAAATTTGGAAATGTCTGTTGGAAACTTTCAGTGGGGATTAAAGTTGGTTAATGGAAGTCGataatacatttcaaaactaAATTTAGGCTTTTGAATAGggaacttgtttttttatgcatCATTAATTAACACATCACGGTTTTGAGGACTTTGTGTGCTCTGCAAACTGGAGTGACTGAAGTGCAAATTTgacatgcaaataaaattgtcGTGCTGCAGAAACTGTACCCAAAttttttgactttgtgttTCTATTTAAAACATAACTACTAACTTTGCAGTTGTCTTAGATTGACCCTCCCTGAGAgctttaaatgaatgaaaacaacttGACTGTGTACCCATTGAAATGAGTGGTGTAAATTGCTGTTAtagatttttaaatgacattaaGCAACGCGAATGAGTTTTTAAGCAAATATCACATGTCCCACCCAGAAGGCAAACAAACGACAGTCCTAGACTGTGGACATTAATGCAACACAATGGGATGCTGCTTAGTTAGCAAGAGCAAGCTAACATGCTCATAAACCGCCCCTCCCATTTACAAATATTGACAAGGGGTTAAAAATAATCGTTACCTTGATGGCGCACATGTGGATGGCGTCACGTCAGATATTTAAtaaacaatgaaaatatgtttCAGTACGAATAAAATTGAGCTCGAAGTCGTTGCTAACTGTGGTCCAAGGCTTCATCTTCATGCCTCGTTCGCAACCTCAAGTTAAACGTCCACCAATCAGACGACTCCTTTTGTGAGTAGACtgattatttgttatttctaATGACATTTTAACTCGTCATTTCGCGATCTTATTCGATTTTCCTTCTCGCAATGTAATACGGTTGTCTTCTTGACCTCACGCTACGATAGATGgatgctttgtttttatggggtttttttctggTACGACAACGACACCATGCGGTCAGACGAAAGCAGTACATGTGGATTATGTAATAAACTCAGACGATGGATGctaaaaattataaaaaataaaaaagattaaaaaaatataaacagatatcctttattattaaaaataataaggtTTACTCCAGTAGAGAGGTGGTTAAGTCTTGTCCATATTACTTAATGGGGGAAATCAAGACAATACAGTgcaaattctttttaaaacaaaccttATAAAACGAAACTCTTTAATGGCACATTAGCTAACGGCTTCATTTCCTCCTTATATCACAAATTTATGTCATATTAAAACCTCTTTcacgcaaaaaaaagaaaaaaaaacaagttgagCTAGACTGGGCTGGGTAAAATGTCACCATATTAAATGTATGACAATTATAATACAAACGTACAGTTGTGGGTTTATTAAATTTTAGAGTTGCATGGTAGGTCTTATTAAATGCTAacctacacacacagacacatagCAAAGGTAGAAATATTAAGGCACTTGCTCTCTGGAAAAATCCACAGATTTAAATGTTTGGCTCTTTCGCAATATGACTGAGATAAAGTTTGATTATTGCTCTGTTTGGTCCCACAAGTTTAAGAAGTTCTCATTGAACAATACATGATAAGTGAGCACACATCTGAGCTGAACTGCATAAAGAACAAAATTTCATTGAAACGGATGACGTAAACATGAGCATGTTAGAAATGACCGCATGGTGGCAGTATAGGCAGCTCTAAGGCCACATTCCTGTTTAGTAAGAATGTGAGCGACAACATTGCAGTGGGTCTTCCTGAATGGAGCCTCTTTTCACCCACAGAAACATTACACCCTTCTTTTGGACAACCTTTCCTTTGACTTTGGCTTATTTCGACACACACTTACAATCATGTGAGTGCCGAGAACAACGCCCGAAAATGATGGGTTCAAGCGGTCAAACGAAGTGTCCTATTATAAGattgaaaacacaaaagtcaCAAATGGAAATGTTGCAGGATTAGTTTGAAGACTTTTTGTGGTTTGAGTACCCGTGGTTGACTGAgcttgcttaaaaaaaaacccagcaaaaatgacatcaataaaAGGTTAcgataaaataattaaagaaaaagacagtCCAGTAAAATCCATATGCGAGCGAAATAAATAATCCAGCATTGGGAAGCTTTCCTCCActcctcacaaaaaaaaatatcgtaGATAAATTAACACAAGAGATTAACTTATTACAACAAACCTTAATTGTTTGTCGTATGTTTGATTAACCCTAAAATAAATCCCCTCTGGGCCCATTTTTGAGCCTCCACCCACAGTTTGGGAAACCATGACTGCAGTGTTTTTCCTCAAGTCCGATGAAGGCACATCCCCATCCGAGTTTTCCTTCGTTGATGAGCGTTTTTTGGCTGGTTTTTATCATCCCTGGTGACAAATTTCCCTCCAAAGTGAAGGCAAAAATCACTTTATGGCTGacagtgattgtttttttcccttaatTTCTTTCCAAGCGTCAACATCTGGAACTCGCCGCAGCTCCACCTGATCCAGTTTCACTCATCATATAAAATTACTGTCTAACTAGGTCTCCTCATCCCAGAGGCATAGCTGTTTTTGCGAAACATAGTACGTAAAGTGGTAGCCCTTGCTGCAGCTTTTGATGCCACACTTGTAGGTGGAGCCTTTGCCTGTGGTGTCGCGGCTGCGGCAGTACTTGAGCAGGCACGGGTACCACTCCAGGCGCAGGCCGTACGTGCACAAACATGGCTGCCACAGGTCCTTAGTGGCGTGACAGGCCTGGAATTGAGGTGCCACCGACGTGTAGGGCAGAGCCTCGAACATGGAGCCATCAAAGCCTGCAAAGAAAGAATTACAAGTTAGATCAATGTTTTGAGTAGAATAAATTGGGGCGGGCCTAAAAGTAGCTCCAACAAAGAGGGCAGATGAGGAAGCTTTATCATGCAAAGAAGATGAGTCTGCGACAGATAATGACGCAGGACCATGACCATCCAACATTGTTTGCTTGCTGTAACGCTGCTGGAAGAGGACAACGGTGAAGCTTTCAAGCACATTCTCCTCACCCCGATACTGTTTGGATTTCATTGTGTCGATGCGGGGACAAGCATCCACAAGCGAATGCTTTTGTGTGGTCTCCTTCGCTATTGGCGGCTGTTCAAACATGTCTAAATTCCTGTTGAGATATTTTGGAAAGTAATCGaattgtgattttattttttttcttctacccCAAATATCGCAATTTTATATGGCATTAAGTTTTAAAGGTCTGTGGCTTTGTCACTtctacttttcattttcaaataacaccattttgaaaattaaattctGCTACACCGCAATGTCAATTTTCTGTGGATGAATTATTCAGCCCCATTCTAATAGGAAATATCGGTAATCAGAAACAAGGacacttaccgtattttccggactataaggcgcacctaaaaacctaaaatgttctcaaaagcagacagtgcgccttatagtccggtgcgccttatatatggaccaaattcctaaatttaaactggcccgaagcattgtgtcatgaaatcaatcataagtggcctgctgaagactatgaatcatgaatcaaaaagactatggatcattattttgtgattataaagtaatttgttgcgtctgaagttggaataaaaaagataaaatggagaatgatttgatttggatgaaaaatctgacatgatgcattaatggtgccccttatagtccggtgcgccttatagtccggaaaatacggtattaggaatgtaaacatacaaaaataaaacacaaaactttatcaaagtaagtaagtaaaagTACCATCAACAAGATAAGTGGAGTAGTCATATCATCAGAGTTGCGATAAGAGCAAAGTGGCCAAGCTAAACAAAGAAACGCAAGCCCTGACCTTTGTCCAGCCAGTGCTTGGCGTCAGGCTCTGTGGTGTAGATGGCCTCGTGGGCCTCACCACACATGTTGTGGATGTGGCCGCTCAGCCGCCAAGCCCGACTGACGTTGACGGAAGCGCTCATGATCAGCTGCTCCAGCCCGCGACGCTCCTCCGCCAAACGAATGGCGTGAGGGTTTTTCTAAAAAGATCACATGTGCGTACATATAAATCAGCATCTGACATGGAAATGGTCGCCGACCACGTGGTACCTGTCTGAGGCGGGCCATGGACTCGCTCGGGATGATCTCATTGCGGCCCAGGCGGGATACGAAGCACAGGGCCTGGTACTGGTTCTGTCCTCTTTCCAGCTCGCCCAGGATTAGCGATCGGAATATCTTTACTTCCTGCCAAGAGAACCCAGAGATGAGCAATGACGACTTTCCATTGAGCAATGTGGGCTTTAACCATTCATTTGCACAATGATGGAGCCAGGAATGATTTCAAATAAAGTGCTGCCCAGACTTGTGCTTTATTCCACGGGGTGACTACGTTCACAACTCAAAACACCATTCCccatttaaataaatggacATGTCATCAATCTATTCCAGCTCCACTTGCAACACCAACATTAATTTTGATGAGTGTCATGATTTTTTGCGCCAATGCCTATTATCATTTTACTcctagtgtgtgtgtttgtgtatgggCGTGTGTGCGTTTTTTCTAAACataggataaagaatatatgcgtgtgagaatttttttaattcttttcattctttctattattattcttttattcTGTTAATATGTGTTGCTGCAGCTTTTGTGCTCAATTATCCATTGCATAATTAAACAGCAGTAATCATCGCAACAATGACGCTAGGTCCGgtattgtattttgtgttgttaacattaagctagcagacttAAAGTTATGAGGATTGATTAAATACACGACATCTAATACTGGTCGTTTTATGTAAAATTTGAAACTGGCTATGTAAACCTGGAACTAGATgtatagataaaaaaaaaaaaaccagacagTGACTGTATTGTTCAAATAGCCTCTGACTGAATCTTTCCCTTCCTGTAAATgctaaaaacattcaaacctCCTCTTTTATGGGGCCTTGCAGACGTAGCAAATGGTGATAGTGGAAAAtccatgggaaaaaaaaaagaccttgtTGCCGTTGGCAAGTACACGCAAGATTTGGCATCAGGAGCCAAGGCCATAAAGAGTTTTGTGAGAGGACATGCAAAGGATGATGGGAATCTCCAGCTAGCACAGGAGACCTGTCCTCCCATTCATCTGACattaccccccctcccctactCCCACCGAGACAGACACACTGTCTCTAAACACCCCTCCTCCGCTTTTCACACTCTCATATGAAGCAAACAGGCTGCAGAGAAGAAGCTTTTAGTCTGCAAAAGCAGGAGGGACAAATAAACATGCCCCTGATAACCCTAATGAGCCGCACTCCCACTTCCTGCGTGCATAACAAGAATGCAAAGCCCCCCCAGAAGCATTTTTTACTACTCCGCTTTGCACGCTCCTCATTCAGCAAAGGATTTTTCTCGGTCGAGAGTGTCCGACAAGTTACACAATAAAGGAAAACATCATCATGTGACACTATTTGACCTTTTAGAAACAAATTGCTGAGCAAATATTGATTTAGCAGTTTTGTGTGACATTAACTTCATGCATGGCAAGGAAAAGGCAGGAAGTTAAAAAGTCTCTTATCATTTGGCTTTTTGCTGTTATGTGAATTTGTGAGAAggattgtgcaaaaaaaaggaggaaaacaTTCAATATAAATGTaactatgaataaaaatatgggGAAAAAGTTATTTTCCCCTTAAGCTGTTTGAGCCACAAAGTAAAACATTCCGCTCCACACAATCACAATGGAGCCATCCCCATTGGAAAAGACAAATGGTACTTTATGACATTCACTTAGATGAAAGTAAAAATTCAGTgctccaaactttttttttttttatatctgcAAGAGGAAACACAATGTACTAGCAGTTATGTGAGCACCAATGTGGACTCCAGCTTTCTTGCGCAGAGTTTTCACAAAACATGCAAGTTGAGTTGTCCCTATGTGTGAATATGCATGTAAAGTTGGAAAATATATGACCAGCTCTAAAAAAAGACACACCCTAAATACATTGACATTTATGATCTACATACATTTAAACAAAATCATATTCAGCAGCTTCGGGACCTCCCGTATTGTACACACATGCTGCTACACTGTGTGTGCAAAGCTGAGAAAGGAAATAGAAAGGGGGAGGCATTCATGTCAGCCGCATGGATGTGCCCCGAGGCTCTCTGGGTAATTACAGAGGAAAAGAGTAGCTGTACCAACTGTGTGTAGTCGGAACACTGCTGAAGTGACAACAGCTTACACACAATCCCCCCGTGTCACGATGAGTCCACATGAATGATTGTCTCCTTCCATAGGCCGCTATTTGGATTTTTGCCAAAAGGCTAAATAAAAGagggcaatttttttttttttcatgaaatcACAATGGAGCCATTTAAAAAGAGCAGTTTAACCTTTTGCGACTGGGATTGAAGATGCTACattaaacagcaaaacaaacataatgGCTTTCGAGTGGTTGTGCCCTCTTAAGGCAATTAAACAAATCCAGATGGGCGTTTGACTTCATTGCCTTTGTGTCAATTGAAAGGATACATTTTTGCAATAtcttattattaattattgtttttattataattatacaTTGTACGTAGTCATTTACTTTAATGAAACGTGACTTACAATACTAACGGCTATAGCTAGCCACGTGAGCAATCATTTTAATCAATGACAGCGTTATCAATTTGCAACCTTTTTCAGCTCATTAAATGATCAActtaacattattttttgatGGTTTTGTGTTGATGCACAATTGTTTGGAACCTTACATAAAATGGTGTTTtgatttcttaaaaaaaaaaaaaagctctttaGACACTTACTCAGTTTTACCTGAGGGGATGCAGTCATTAAACAAATTTCCTAATGAATATCTGAAGTCAACCATTATGAGGATGAAGGTTTCaggctctaaaaaaaaaaaattataataatgtgttaCCATCTTAGTGCTTTGGGAGACGCTAAGATAATAATCAGTTGGGCTTTCACAAGCAAACCTGCTTCTACCAATGACATCATCTCGTCCTAAATACCCGCACACTTGCGGTCGACTTCAGCTGTTCGCTTGGACGAGACGGACGTACGCCGGCCAAAACCAGCACTGCCACTAAATTATTCACAGACTAAATCATGGAAGACGTAGAATGAGAATATAATGTGCAGAGCTAACATGAATGGAGAATACACAACTAATGCATTAATTGCAACGACAACGAAAATGAGTCCAAATTAAATTTCATCACAGCATCAAGTAAAACTGCTGCCGGTAgtaaatcaaagcaaaaagtCTTTCAAACTTCCCAAGCACCTGTTTGACTATGAGTGCCACGACTCCCTCTATAGGATTCCATAAATCTAAACACAAAGACTCCAGCTCAAAATAATTCAGCAAGTATGTTAAACACACCCCTTTAACATATACAATTGATGTTTTCGCCCACCAACATCGAGCTTCTTCAGGTATGGATGCTACAGATTAAACTGTCTCcgtcgttaaaaaaaaaaaaaaaaaaagaagaatggtGTAGCCTTAGGCTTCTCCCCACAAGAGCTACAAATGTCATCATGGCTGTAAATAATCCAGACAATTACAGATTCCTCAGCGTTGCTTCCTCACACCCAAGACTTTGCGGGCAAAACCACCGCTGGCCCGTAGCCAAACACAAACGGGCATTCATGCAAGTGGTTCATACTTGGACCATTAAAACAGGAGTCGAGTGCCGCTTTCATTGCCGCGTTACCTTCGGTGGGCCCGATTATTTAAGAGGTGCACAAAAAGGCTATTGAAAGCCTCAAAGGGTGCCATTTACCCAGAATATTCTCAGCCACTGTAGTCGTAACCCGGCGTGGCCGACTCTCCCGACGAATAATTCAACGTGACATTAATGTTTTAACGCTCCAACAATGCTATAGGTCACCCTTTTAGCAAGCATGCTCattgaaaatcaaaacatgcatgaaCACGCACGCATTGGATAAAAGCAGCGGGTTAGTAGGTGAGCAAAACGTCCGCCAATCACGGTTTCCAATCCTCGCTAAAGAACCAGATAAGGTTGATGGATGGTCCCTGGGGAGTCCTGATGCCTCAATCTGGATAATGGCACAGCTTTGTGGCTAATTGACCATGCATGGAATGTTTGTTTGAATCACATGGggacatgagaaaaaaaataataatcagatACTCCACATCTGGCACTGTGTTGGAGTACAGACCTAAACATGACAGTCTCACTGTAACTCTTCCGTTCCAGTCCACCTTTtggatttgttgttttaatgccTCACTTGAACCAAAAGCAAACAGACGTTCCCGAGTTTCTGATTCTCTTAGACTACTAACTAGCCAATCATTGCCTACTTGGGAACCTGGTACATAGTTCTCGATAGTGTCGTAGTCAAGACAACGACAAGCGAGACAAGACAAGGTCAAAACAGTTGGAGGTCCAGaccaagaccaaaaaaaaaaatcaccccacgaataaaaaaaaaaaaaactgaaaaaaacaatcagtaTCTTTTTATTGCGTTTGTAACAAAGACAAATTActatattgttatttttgaaatgcgatgaaacaaatctgaaatctaatcaaaattgttgtttcatttctttcataCTAAATTATGTAATCAGACTTATGAAACATCAAGTGTCCCGACAAGCTTTGGTAAAAGTcatttaaatattgaaaaataattaaaaaatcatGCTTAAACTGAATGaagtgaaattaaaaataagcCTGAACATTATTTTCAGCAAAGTTTCTCAAAACGAAATTTCCTGAAAGTGGCTATTTAACTTTGACATTTTAGCCTTTCACGTGATACAGCCCAGCTCTTACATTCCGCATTTCGTACAGATCATGGTCGTATTTTGCTAGTTTCGACCGGTCTTGATCCAAAATCTCTTGCCTTACATTAATCGTGATTTCTCATATTGGAAGCTACAAAGCAAGCAAGTGAAATGTAAGAAGGTGCCTCCTTTTGGCTTCTGTTTGTAGAAACTCTACACGATCCAATGTTTATCCTCGACCCCCGTATCCCACCTAAAAGTCTCCGTTTGCCCttttaaaacaacacacaGTGTTTAGTGATGGGGGAGGATGTTTGCCTTGATGGGcagaagccccccccccccttcacccCCAAACAAGAACTCAGGTGCACGGCAGGGATTAAAGATTATGTCGAGAAACAAAGGGGACACAAAAGGCGCTGGAGTAAAAAGCTCCGTGCTAAGAAATGCCTGACTTGAAGCTAATTACAGAGACTCTGACGGCAGGAATGTGGAGTCACATTTGGGCTTGGTCACACCTGGCTGTCGAAAGAGCAGAGCCGTTGGAAGTCAATGGCGTTAAAAACTATACAGATCAAGAGGAGGTTCCTGCTGTTCTGTTTTGTCAACGATGGAAAgtaacctttaaaaaaaaaaatcactgccACACAGAATGCAATTATGTGTGTGGgaaaattttgaattcagGAAATGAGACAGCTCACAGGAAAGGAAATGAAGTCAATAGATAAGGAATAAACAAGGGAGAGGGTTGTCGTCCCATTCAGCCTCTGACTGGCGTCCTGCTGTTTTCATatcctgttgcaacacactcCAATAGATAAGCCTTACAACAATAAGAGCCTGTTTTACTTTACGATACATTTCTAAAAT
This genomic interval carries:
- the tlcd5a gene encoding TLC domain-containing protein 5a isoform X2 — encoded protein: MVVLGALLSITGWASLYLALCHANGRRSAEWNCRLVTLLHGILVICITAYIGYVDGPWPFAYPGTKNTPLQISALLLSLGYFLFDMAWCVYFGTEGAVMLAHHTMSILGILLTLWLGESGIEGCAVLFGSEITNPLLQARWFLKQTGRYGTPLAHTVDALFVLLFVLMRIFVGGTMLYCELISPRPRFFIKCGGVAMYALSWVFMVDIVRFAVRKIKTWHERQRERQEAANGKND
- the tlcd5a gene encoding TLC domain-containing protein 5a isoform X1, which codes for MLSLSSEGNMVVLGALLSITGWASLYLALCHANGRRSAEWNCRLVTLLHGILVICITAYIGYVDGPWPFAYPGTKNTPLQISALLLSLGYFLFDMAWCVYFGTEGAVMLAHHTMSILGILLTLWLGESGIEGCAVLFGSEITNPLLQARWFLKQTGRYGTPLAHTVDALFVLLFVLMRIFVGGTMLYCELISPRPRFFIKCGGVAMYALSWVFMVDIVRFAVRKIKTWHERQRERQEAANGKND
- the oafa gene encoding out at first protein homolog, which produces MCASATKVLLLLPLLVVCALGLGSELRVRVRLIDGLVTEEVLEADSEKDTISVEFKQGDGTLVTFMVDFKQEVKIFRSLILGELERGQNQYQALCFVSRLGRNEIIPSESMARLRQKNPHAIRLAEERRGLEQLIMSASVNVSRAWRLSGHIHNMCGEAHEAIYTTEPDAKHWLDKGFDGSMFEALPYTSVAPQFQACHATKDLWQPCLCTYGLRLEWYPCLLKYCRSRDTTGKGSTYKCGIKSCSKGYHFTYYVSQKQLCLWDEET